From one Mytilus galloprovincialis chromosome 13, xbMytGall1.hap1.1, whole genome shotgun sequence genomic stretch:
- the LOC143057793 gene encoding MDS1 and EVI1 complex locus protein EVI1-A-like isoform X2: MDKEGRSIRCEHCNVEVTSIEEFKMHKYNCKMNQESEDNTTDRKRNSESDDGIEKQCDDLHDIHDIDCSTNCDHCQQDFDSRGEMIRHQISHLTMRKYGCENCDKIFTDPSNLQRHIRSQHVGARCHTCTDCGKTFATSSGLKQHQHIHSTIKPFQCEVCFKAYTQFSNLCRHKRMHADCRQQIKCKDCHQLFSTVTSLSKHKRFCEGALRSGLNIGMSREPYHRMGTSDMLTPHVQTNPLAMLRSHFPYYPHLQGMSQLFPNPSCSPLHRYGLPFPQDMPNPQKSPVSNLFTANEEHLKVGMKRERKHSLGDSPSSSMSDRDSLTSNDDERDYHLPKQSRYEEKKEVLMNKSPSQPHIYVPIPKIPTPLVLPVYRSDMKSSKVTSFNEYHSSSFAKVASDRGHDNLHGNKSVTEQPLDLTRKSSKQIKDPDSNVESIKKTHIFGSSDDHSSPFKANIQSNSNMDTKSRLFEKQMQPSPFNDQVRSFHDMYFPRFPFFGSQHLPFNPFIHHVIRPDLIDKQIASNRFNEHLQFMTSVNKIKERYSCKFCGKVFPRSANLTRHLRTHTGEQPYKCKYCERSFSISSNLQRHVRNIHNKEKPYRCPLCDRCFGQQTNLDRHLKKHETEGPIVHDSPDPEADEKREQDNTQWDIKEEELNDNDISDTNSIPSSVEDDHDDVMLESCEKDLNDSLEKDLERTDRVKTELNEKVDGPLFPSSLLVNAKFDFSKSFRPVPCFT, translated from the exons gtcGTTCTATTAGATGTGAACACTGTAACGTTGAGGTGACTTCTATTGAAGAATTCAAAATGCACAAATATAACTGCAAAATGAACCAAGAATCGGAAGACAACACAACAGATCGTAAAAGAAACAGCGAAAG CGATGATGGAATCGAAAAGCAATGTGATGATTtgcatgatatacatgatatagattgTTCAACCAATTGTGATCATTGTCAGCAGGACTTCGATTCAAGAGGCGAAATGATACGTCATCAG ATTTCCCACTTGACGATGAGAAAATACGGATGTGAGAACTGCGATAAAATTTTTACAGATCCAAGCAATCTCCAACGTCACATCCGGTCACAACATGTCGGTGCAAGATGCCATACATGTACAGACTGTGGAAAAACATTTGCAACTTCTAGTGGATTGAAACAACATCAGCATATACATAGCACTATTAAACCTTTCCAGTGTGAAGTTTGTTTTAAAGCATACACGCAATTTTCTAACTTGTGTCGTCATAAGAGGATGCATGCTGATTGTAGACAGCAAATCAAATGCAAAGACTGTCATCAGTTATTTTCTACGGTGACGTCACTGAGTAAACACAAACGATTCTGCGAGGGAGCCTTACGGAGTGGACTTAATATTGGAATGAGTCGAGAGCCATATCATCGAATGGGAACTTCCGATATGTTAACTCCACACGTGCAAACTAATCCGCTGGCAATGCTTCGGTCTCATTTTCCATATTATCCACATCTTCAAGGGATGTCTCAACTATTTCCAAACCCGTCATGTTCTCCTCTTCATCGATATGGCCTTCCATTTCCACAAGACATGCCGAATCCTCAGAAATCACCGGTGTCGAATTTATTTACAGCAAATGAGGAACATTTGAAAGTTGGCATGAAACGTGAGAGGAAACATTCGCTTGGTGATTCTCCTTCAAGTTCAATGAGTGATAGAGATAGTTTGACTTCTAATGATGACGAAAGGGATTACCACCTTCCAAAACAGTCAAGGTACGAAGAGAAAAAAGAAGTTCTCATGAACAAATCACCATCTCAACCACATATTTATGTGCCGATCCCTAAGATTCCTACACCGCTTGTTCTTCCAGTTTACAGGTCAGATATGAAAAGCTCCAAAGTTACTTCTTTCAATGAATATCATTCATCTTCATTTGCGAAAGTAGCATCTGATCGAGGACATGACAATCTCCATGGTAACAAGTCTGTAACCGAACAACCTTTGGACCTAACAAGAAAATCAAGCAAACAAATTAAAGACCCGGATTCTAACGTTGAATCAATCAAGAAAACGCATATATTTGGGAGTAGCGACGACCACAGTTCACCCTTTAAAGCTAACATTCAATCGAACTCAAATATGGATACCAAATCACGATTGTTTGAAAAACAGATGCAGCCAAGCCCGTTCAACGATCAAGTTCGGTCATTCCATGACATGTATTTTCCACGATTTCCATTCTTTGGCTCACAGCATCTTCCCTTCAACCCGTTCATTCATCATGTTATTAGACCAGATCTGATAGACAAGCAAATTGCATCAAATCGTTTTAATGAACATTTACAATTTATGACATCtgtaaataaaatcaaagaaagaTACTCCTGCAAATTTTGCGGAAAGGTTTTCCCGCGTTCTGCAAACTTGACGCGTCATTTGAGGACCCATACAGGAGAACAACCATATAAGTGTAAATATTGTGAGAGATCCTTCAGTATTTCATCCAATCTTCAAAGACATGTTCGGAATATTCACAATAAAGAAAAACCGTATAGATGCCCCCTCTGCGATAGATGCTTTGGTCAACAAACAAATCTTGACCGTCATTTGAAAAAACACGAAACAGAAGGGCCCATAGTGCATGACTCACCGGATCCGGAAGCCGACGAAAAGCGCGAGCAGGACAATACACAATGGGATATAAAAGAGGAGGAGTTAAATGACAATGACATCTCAGATACAAACTCAATACCATCATCTGTTGAAGATGACCATGACGATGTCATGTTAGAAAGTTGCGAAAAAGATTTGAATGACTCATTAGAAAAGGATCTGGAAAGAACTGACAGGGTGAAAACTGaattaaatgaaaaagttgacgGACCTTTGTTTCCAAGTAGTTTGCTTGTAAATGCAAAATTTGACTTTTCCAAAAGCTTTAGACCAGTGCCATGCTTTACATAA
- the LOC143057793 gene encoding MDS1 and EVI1 complex locus protein EVI1-A-like isoform X1, which yields MVWSNFLTFKGRSIRCEHCNVEVTSIEEFKMHKYNCKMNQESEDNTTDRKRNSESDDGIEKQCDDLHDIHDIDCSTNCDHCQQDFDSRGEMIRHQISHLTMRKYGCENCDKIFTDPSNLQRHIRSQHVGARCHTCTDCGKTFATSSGLKQHQHIHSTIKPFQCEVCFKAYTQFSNLCRHKRMHADCRQQIKCKDCHQLFSTVTSLSKHKRFCEGALRSGLNIGMSREPYHRMGTSDMLTPHVQTNPLAMLRSHFPYYPHLQGMSQLFPNPSCSPLHRYGLPFPQDMPNPQKSPVSNLFTANEEHLKVGMKRERKHSLGDSPSSSMSDRDSLTSNDDERDYHLPKQSRYEEKKEVLMNKSPSQPHIYVPIPKIPTPLVLPVYRSDMKSSKVTSFNEYHSSSFAKVASDRGHDNLHGNKSVTEQPLDLTRKSSKQIKDPDSNVESIKKTHIFGSSDDHSSPFKANIQSNSNMDTKSRLFEKQMQPSPFNDQVRSFHDMYFPRFPFFGSQHLPFNPFIHHVIRPDLIDKQIASNRFNEHLQFMTSVNKIKERYSCKFCGKVFPRSANLTRHLRTHTGEQPYKCKYCERSFSISSNLQRHVRNIHNKEKPYRCPLCDRCFGQQTNLDRHLKKHETEGPIVHDSPDPEADEKREQDNTQWDIKEEELNDNDISDTNSIPSSVEDDHDDVMLESCEKDLNDSLEKDLERTDRVKTELNEKVDGPLFPSSLLVNAKFDFSKSFRPVPCFT from the exons ATGGTATGGTCCAACTTTTTAACTTTCAAAG gtcGTTCTATTAGATGTGAACACTGTAACGTTGAGGTGACTTCTATTGAAGAATTCAAAATGCACAAATATAACTGCAAAATGAACCAAGAATCGGAAGACAACACAACAGATCGTAAAAGAAACAGCGAAAG CGATGATGGAATCGAAAAGCAATGTGATGATTtgcatgatatacatgatatagattgTTCAACCAATTGTGATCATTGTCAGCAGGACTTCGATTCAAGAGGCGAAATGATACGTCATCAG ATTTCCCACTTGACGATGAGAAAATACGGATGTGAGAACTGCGATAAAATTTTTACAGATCCAAGCAATCTCCAACGTCACATCCGGTCACAACATGTCGGTGCAAGATGCCATACATGTACAGACTGTGGAAAAACATTTGCAACTTCTAGTGGATTGAAACAACATCAGCATATACATAGCACTATTAAACCTTTCCAGTGTGAAGTTTGTTTTAAAGCATACACGCAATTTTCTAACTTGTGTCGTCATAAGAGGATGCATGCTGATTGTAGACAGCAAATCAAATGCAAAGACTGTCATCAGTTATTTTCTACGGTGACGTCACTGAGTAAACACAAACGATTCTGCGAGGGAGCCTTACGGAGTGGACTTAATATTGGAATGAGTCGAGAGCCATATCATCGAATGGGAACTTCCGATATGTTAACTCCACACGTGCAAACTAATCCGCTGGCAATGCTTCGGTCTCATTTTCCATATTATCCACATCTTCAAGGGATGTCTCAACTATTTCCAAACCCGTCATGTTCTCCTCTTCATCGATATGGCCTTCCATTTCCACAAGACATGCCGAATCCTCAGAAATCACCGGTGTCGAATTTATTTACAGCAAATGAGGAACATTTGAAAGTTGGCATGAAACGTGAGAGGAAACATTCGCTTGGTGATTCTCCTTCAAGTTCAATGAGTGATAGAGATAGTTTGACTTCTAATGATGACGAAAGGGATTACCACCTTCCAAAACAGTCAAGGTACGAAGAGAAAAAAGAAGTTCTCATGAACAAATCACCATCTCAACCACATATTTATGTGCCGATCCCTAAGATTCCTACACCGCTTGTTCTTCCAGTTTACAGGTCAGATATGAAAAGCTCCAAAGTTACTTCTTTCAATGAATATCATTCATCTTCATTTGCGAAAGTAGCATCTGATCGAGGACATGACAATCTCCATGGTAACAAGTCTGTAACCGAACAACCTTTGGACCTAACAAGAAAATCAAGCAAACAAATTAAAGACCCGGATTCTAACGTTGAATCAATCAAGAAAACGCATATATTTGGGAGTAGCGACGACCACAGTTCACCCTTTAAAGCTAACATTCAATCGAACTCAAATATGGATACCAAATCACGATTGTTTGAAAAACAGATGCAGCCAAGCCCGTTCAACGATCAAGTTCGGTCATTCCATGACATGTATTTTCCACGATTTCCATTCTTTGGCTCACAGCATCTTCCCTTCAACCCGTTCATTCATCATGTTATTAGACCAGATCTGATAGACAAGCAAATTGCATCAAATCGTTTTAATGAACATTTACAATTTATGACATCtgtaaataaaatcaaagaaagaTACTCCTGCAAATTTTGCGGAAAGGTTTTCCCGCGTTCTGCAAACTTGACGCGTCATTTGAGGACCCATACAGGAGAACAACCATATAAGTGTAAATATTGTGAGAGATCCTTCAGTATTTCATCCAATCTTCAAAGACATGTTCGGAATATTCACAATAAAGAAAAACCGTATAGATGCCCCCTCTGCGATAGATGCTTTGGTCAACAAACAAATCTTGACCGTCATTTGAAAAAACACGAAACAGAAGGGCCCATAGTGCATGACTCACCGGATCCGGAAGCCGACGAAAAGCGCGAGCAGGACAATACACAATGGGATATAAAAGAGGAGGAGTTAAATGACAATGACATCTCAGATACAAACTCAATACCATCATCTGTTGAAGATGACCATGACGATGTCATGTTAGAAAGTTGCGAAAAAGATTTGAATGACTCATTAGAAAAGGATCTGGAAAGAACTGACAGGGTGAAAACTGaattaaatgaaaaagttgacgGACCTTTGTTTCCAAGTAGTTTGCTTGTAAATGCAAAATTTGACTTTTCCAAAAGCTTTAGACCAGTGCCATGCTTTACATAA